The DNA window CACGTAAGAAatccttttaaaaatttattaaataaacaagacttggtggaaaattaaaatttgtgatcaataataaataatttatattttaattttaaattaaagaaaaaaattatatgcatTTCATCctaagttttagaaaataaataaataattaattaattaacgtGCGATTCTAGTTAACATGATAGATCAGCTTCACGTGACTCAAGTGACctacaaaagaagaaattatgCATCGATGTGGCGTATTACCCAACACGCTGCAATGCTTAAATTAGTATCGAACTGAGCATAGATAAACTGCTTATCTTAATTGGAGAGTGTCTATCTaattttgtaacagcctaagtccaccgctagcagatattgtcctctttagtcATTTCCTTCTcgattttccctcaagattttaatatgtgtctattagggagagattttcgcacctttgtaaggaatgtttcgttctcctctacaACTAGTGTGAGATTTTACCAATAGTGTATAACAAGCTAGTGAAGACAGCAAGCAAAAATGTCGAGATTTTTGCCCTAACTATTGGCTTTCTTGGAGTTTCATTACCGGTTCGAATAATCGATCCGAGCCTCAGCTCGACTTCACGACCCTTGAAGCTcctcatttcctttttttcgCACGTGCGGACTTGTGGCCTAATGGGCTTGGGCCCATGAATCCATCAGGCCCATGAGCCCATAACAGTACGGTTTAAATGGTCCTAGAAAATGCAATTTTTTGaagtgaattaaaataaaaaataataattcaaaatattttataaggaaaagaaaataaaatttggtcaattttacttaatttcttttgCCTATTTCTTCCACCTCATCTTCCTGGCTGGATATTAGctgtcatttttaaaaaaatatatataaaaaaaacaatattattcaattttcaaatatctctattttgtttcacatatttattaatttccttttttttttctttatttaaacattttcaaatatcaTTCACTCCTCTCTTCTCCCCTTTCCCACTACAGTTTGGAACTCTTTTCTTCCCTCTCTGAAAACCTCGTTCATGGTGGATTCCTTCTCCTCTGATTGCTCAATTTCAGTCAATTCTTTAACTACAACAGTCTTCTCAACCTTCGAATTCCGGCGATACAGAGAAAAATTTGTTCCTTGAAGTGCAAAAATCGATTTCCTATTCACTCTCTAGAGAGTAAAGAGGAAATAAGCGCTTCTGTTCTTCGATTGTTCTACTGAATTTGATTGTAGTCTGTTGAGATTTCCTTTTTGATCGAAAATCTTGCGTGGTTGTTTCCTGTGGACGGATTTTTGCTCCGAACTTCCGTCGGGATGATTGCGAGCTCTCTTTGCAATGCTTCTGCTAAATTTCCGGTGTGTGATTCGTTtgatttctctttctctttgttgttgtttttgttgttcgTTCTTCTTTTCAGTTTTGCTTCTTCAATTACTTTGTCTTCTTGTTCCCGAGTTGTGAATACGTCCTAACTCTGGTTTTTGTCTTCTTTCTATGCGTGTCTATGCTAAACTGTGAATGATTGTAGTATTGATTTGTGAATTTTTGATAATTGTGCTATTCGTTTCATTATTTATCATAATCTAGTTATACTGTCTggttcatttcatttatttatcttaatcTGGTTATACTTTCTGGTTTCATTCTATTGATTATTATGTTCAAGATATTAAATTAAGGGGGGTAGGAAGATTCTGTACGCAAATTACATATTCTCTTAATTTAATCCATGCGCGGTgtgaatttgtttatttatttattttttaaaaaaaaaagaggaaaaaaattgtttatctGGGCCCACTATTTCATTTATATCATCTTCTTGGTTTAAAATACTTATTCTGGATTCCAATTACCCAACACTTTTACTTTTGTCAAAAAgtatatggaagaaaaaaattactgGTGTTCTCTCGTTTCTTATTCCAATGTCTCCTTAGCTGTAACTTTGTTTGTGTATTCATGTCTTGGGTTGTCTTTTGTGGTGGAAGATTCACTGTATTGCCTTTTTTTAACTGACAGAAAGTGCCAAATTCTGATTAAAAGATGCAACTTTTAACTGTATGTTGGCCAAAATGCTCAGTGTGAAAAGCCAAATCTAGATCCTTTCCATTTGGAGATGAATGGCATGGAGATGTTcgtgtttatttatttagtgcATGTATATTGCCCTCCGACCCTACTCTTTTcgtattattattgttaattgTGCTTACtgtttgaaatattatattcgTTGGATTAGAGATCGTCATCAAACTATGGAACTTTTGTCTACTTCCATTCATTTTGTCTTCTAGTATTCAGTATTATTATCGATAATGGTTGTTAATGTAGTAGATCAAATGGATCATATTATACTGTTTTTTTAGGGTGTTGGTTTGACCTTTGACCATGACCATGATAGCgttttgttaataatttaacaatcCAATGTGATATACATTATCTGCATGCTGTCTGAAGCTCTGTTTCCAAGTAATAATGTTTTGTCCAATCTATGGGAATGCATTTATTTCTAGGTTATGAAGGTCGGAGTTTTATTTCTTGATCGTAGAATTCATTTGTTAACAGAAGTTAGACATTATGTATTTATATGCAAATACACATGAACACAGGCATCCCTGTCTTTCTCCCACTcaatatgtatgtatgtatatatatccTATCTTAAACCTGTGGGAGTATACCTGCGTTGTTTCAGATTTTCTCAGTTGACTTTCATTGTTTGAGATCTTTTATagatcaaatttctttttggtaGCTTTGTAATATCTTTATTCCCTTTAATAAAATTGctctattttatatgaaaataaagtaCTCATTCAGACTTGGATATTTGTTGCCTATGTTCTTTGCATCTTGACTGATTGAATTTGATCTCTGTCCAGGCAGAAGTGATGGAGGTAGAAACGATGATGGAACATAAGAGAAGTCTATGCTCTGTTGATGAGAGCAGTCTCACCTCTCTTACATCCAAGCGACATAAGACTGGTTTTTCTATCTCCTCTAAGGTCACATAACAGAATATTGAAGATTAAGATTCCTctaataatgataaataatcTATGCTTAGTAATATATGCATGTAGTAAGTTTTGGGCGGTCCATTAGACAACATTCGGTGGTCTTCTGATCACTTTGTGTTTGGGTGGTCCAGttgtatttcattattttttcagTTGATTTGTTCCCATATCGTCCTGTTTTGTTCTTTACGATATGCTCTGCCCCTCCATCCCATAGGTTTTCCAATTACTAATATTCTCTTTCTACAGGAGAGGAAAGACAAACTGGGTGAACGAGTTTTGGCCTTGCAACAACTTGTTTCACCATACGGAAAGGTTTGTTGTGAACAgatcaaatattcaaatattttaaaattttcaggaTAATGATAATGAGGATTTATATGACCTGGaccaaatattattttggctCTTGAAATCCATAAACCTATGTTTTGTGATTTTACTATCATTATTAAAATCATTGCcttgtttgaatttaaattgaacAATTTCACTGCAGACAGATACGGCATCTGTTCTTCTGGAGGCAATGGAATATATCCAGTTCCTTCATAAGCAAGTCAAGGTATGGTCTTCTTGCTTGaagtttgttctt is part of the Cucurbita pepo subsp. pepo cultivar mu-cu-16 chromosome LG03, ASM280686v2, whole genome shotgun sequence genome and encodes:
- the LOC111791791 gene encoding transcription factor bHLH153-like isoform X1 — translated: MIASSLCNASAKFPAEVMEVETMMEHKRSLCSVDESSLTSLTSKRHKTGFSISSKERKDKLGERVLALQQLVSPYGKTDTASVLLEAMEYIQFLHKQVKVLSAPYLQSTPTAQLQEKEPCSHSLRSRGLCLVPISCIAGVASSNGADIWAPVKTISPKFKNAISPFD
- the LOC111791791 gene encoding transcription factor bHLH153-like isoform X2, which encodes MNGMEMFVFIYLVHAEVMEVETMMEHKRSLCSVDESSLTSLTSKRHKTGFSISSKERKDKLGERVLALQQLVSPYGKTDTASVLLEAMEYIQFLHKQVKVLSAPYLQSTPTAQLQEKEPCSHSLRSRGLCLVPISCIAGVASSNGADIWAPVKTISPKFKNAISPFD
- the LOC111791791 gene encoding transcription factor bHLH153-like isoform X3, with protein sequence MEVETMMEHKRSLCSVDESSLTSLTSKRHKTGFSISSKERKDKLGERVLALQQLVSPYGKTDTASVLLEAMEYIQFLHKQVKVLSAPYLQSTPTAQLQEKEPCSHSLRSRGLCLVPISCIAGVASSNGADIWAPVKTISPKFKNAISPFD